From a single Nicotiana tomentosiformis chromosome 2, ASM39032v3, whole genome shotgun sequence genomic region:
- the LOC104114345 gene encoding cullin-3A-like isoform X2 yields the protein MRFMRFTITTPVVLVSKSSIVSGICRNAYNMVLHKFGEKLYSGLVSTMTSHLKEIAKSIEAAQGGLFLEELNRKWAEHNKALQMIRDILMYMDRTFIPSTHKTPVHELGLNLWRDHIIHSSKIQKRLQDTLLELVQHERTGEVINRGLMRNVIKMLMDLGSSVYQEDFEKPFLEVSADFYRLESQQFIECCDCGDYLKKAEKRLNEEIERVSHYLDAKSESKITNVVEKEMIESHMHRLVHMENSGLVNMIVDDKYEDLGRMYNLFRRVPTGLALIRDVMTSHIREIGKQLVTDPERLKDPVDFVQRLLDEKDKHDKIISSAFNNDKTFQNALNSSFEYFINLNPRSPEFISLFVDDKLRKGLKGVTEEDVEIVLDKVMMLFRYLQEKDVFEKYYKQHLAKRLLSGKTVSDDAERSLIVKLKTECGYQFTSKLEGMFTDMKTSQDTMQGFHAAVGAEITDGPSLTVQVLTTGSWPTQSVTTCNLPPEILGVCDKFKTYYLGTHTGRRLSWQTNMGTADLKATFGKGQKHELNVSTYQMCILMLFNNADRLSYKEIEQATEIPASDLKRCLQSLACVKGKNVLRKEPMSKDIVEDDAFYFNDKFSSKFYKVKIGTVVAQKESEPEKQETRQRVEEDRKPQIEAAIVRIMKSRRVLDHNNIVAEVTKQLNSRFLPNPVVIKKRIESLIEREFLERDKTDRKLYRYLA from the exons ATGCGATTCATGAGATTTACAATCACAACGCCAGTGGTCTTAGTTTCGAAGAGCTCTATAG TATCTGGCATCTGCAGAAATGCATATAACATGGTCCTACACAAATTTGGGGAGAAGCTCTATTCAGGACTTGTATCAACTATGACATCACATTTGAAGGAAATTGCAAAATCTATTGAAGCTGCTCAGGGAGGTTTGTTTCTGGAAGAACTGAATCGAAAATGGGCAGAGCATAACAAGGCATTGCAAATGATTCGAGATATTTTAATGTATATGGATAGAACTTTCATTCCCAGTACACATAAAACACCTGTTCATGAGCTTGGTTTGAATTTATGGAGAGACCATATCATCCACTCTAGCAAAATCCAGAAAAGGCTTCAGGACACACTTCTTGAACTTGTTCAGCATGAGAGGACTGGTGAAGTGATAAACAGGGGTTTGATGAGGAATGTAATAAAAATGCTAATGGATTTAGGTTCTTCAGTATACCAAGAAGACTTTGAAAAGCCTTTCCTTGAAGTCTCAGCAGATTTTTATCGGCTTGAGTCTCAGCAATTCATTGAGTGCTGTGATTGTGGGGATTATCTGAAGAAAGCTGAGAAACGTCTCAACGAAGAGATTGAAAGAGTGTCCCACTATTTGGATGcaaaaagtgaatccaaaattACTAATGTGGTGGAGAAAGAGATGATCGAAAGCCATATGCACAGGTTGGTTCATATGGAGAACTCAGGCTTAGTGAATATGATCGTAGATGACAAGTATGAAGATTTAGGAAGGATGTACAACTTGTTCCGTAGAGTGCCAACTGGACTTGCACTGATTAGAGATGTCATGACTTCTCATATTAGAGAAATTGGTAAGCAGCTTGTCACTGATCCAGAAAGGTTAAAGGATCCTGTAGACTTTGTGCAGAGGCTTTTGGATGAGAAGGATAAGCATGATAAGATCATAAGTTCAGCATTTAACAATGACAAAACATTCCAGAATGCCCTCAATTCCTCATTTGAGTACTTTATTAATCTGAATCCACGATCACCAGAGTTCATTTCCTTATTTGTGGATGACAAACTTCGGAAAGGGCTGAAAGGGGTTACTGAGGAGGATGTAGAGATTGTATTGGATAAAGTGATGATGCTTTTTCGCTACCTTCAGGAGAAAGATGTGTTTGAGAAGTACTACAAGCAGCACTTGGCAAAGAGACTTCTCTCAGGCAAGACAGTATCTGATGACGCTGAGAGAAGTTTGATAGTTAAGCTTAAAACAGAATGCGGGTACCAGTTCACATCAAAACTGGAAGGCATGTTTACTGACATGAAGACCTCACAAGATACAATGCAGGGTTTTCATGCTGCTGTGGGTGCTGAGATCACGGATGGTCCTTCACTCACAGTCCAGGTCCTTACTACTGGGTCCTGGCCAACACAGTCCGTTACTACTTGCAATCTTCCTCCTGAAATTTTGGGGGTCTGTGATAAGTTCAAGACATACTATCTCGGCACTCATACAGGTAGGAGGTTGTCATGGCAGACAAATATGGGGACTGCTGATTTGAAAGCTACATTTGGAAAGGGACAAAAGCATGAACTTAACGTTTCCACTTACCAGATGTGCATCCTTATGCTGTTCAACAATGCTGATCGGTTGAGTTACAAAGAAATTGAGCAGGCTACAGAAATACCAGCTTCAGATTTAAAGAGGTGCTTACAATCTCTTGCATGCGTTAAGGGGAAGAATGTTTTGAGGAAGGAACCAATGAGCAAGGATATTGTTGAGGATGATGCTTTTTACTTCAATGATAAATTCTCTAGCAAGTTCTACAAGGTAAAGATAGGTACTGTTGTTGCACAAAAGGAGTCAGAGCCTGAAAAACAGGAGACTAGACAAAGAGTGGAGGAGGACCGGAAACCACAGATTGAGGCAGCAATAGTCAGAATCATGAAATCTCGGAGGGTGCTCGATCACAACAATATAGTTGCTGAGGTCACGAAGCAGCTAAATTCTCGCTTCCTGCCAAACCCAGTTGTCATAAAGAAACGAATTGAGTCTTTGATTGAGCGGGAATTCTTGGAGAGAGATAAAACAGATAGGAAGTTATATCGTTACCTGGCTTGA
- the LOC104114344 gene encoding non-specific lipid-transfer protein 1-like: MKGAAVVTLLMVLAVVKLGEAINCGQVDATLVPCVPYLTQGGDPTGPCCDGVKRVIAMTPTQQDRQDACECVKTAAARYTNLKPDAATNLPSRCGVTTNIPISATTNCKSIP, encoded by the exons ATGAAGGGAGCTGCAGTAGTAACTTTGTTAATGGTGCTAGCTGTGGTGAAGTTAGGGGAAGCCATTAATTGTGGCCAAGTTGATGCAACATTAGTGCCTTGTGTACCTTACTTAACACAAGGTGGAGATCCAACAGGGCCATGTTGTGATGGTGTGAAAAGAGTAATAGCAATGACTCCAACCCAACAAGATAGGCAAGATGCTTGTGAATGTGTTAAGACTGCTGCTGCTCGTTATACTAATCTTAAACCAGATGCTGCAACCAACCTACCATCACGCTGTGGTGTTACAACCAATATTCCCATCTCTGCTACTACTAACTGCAAAAG CATTCCTTGA
- the LOC104114345 gene encoding cullin-3A-like isoform X1 — MSAQKKRNFQIEAFKHRVVVDPKYAEKTWKILEHAIHEIYNHNASGLSFEELYRNAYNMVLHKFGEKLYSGLVSTMTSHLKEIAKSIEAAQGGLFLEELNRKWAEHNKALQMIRDILMYMDRTFIPSTHKTPVHELGLNLWRDHIIHSSKIQKRLQDTLLELVQHERTGEVINRGLMRNVIKMLMDLGSSVYQEDFEKPFLEVSADFYRLESQQFIECCDCGDYLKKAEKRLNEEIERVSHYLDAKSESKITNVVEKEMIESHMHRLVHMENSGLVNMIVDDKYEDLGRMYNLFRRVPTGLALIRDVMTSHIREIGKQLVTDPERLKDPVDFVQRLLDEKDKHDKIISSAFNNDKTFQNALNSSFEYFINLNPRSPEFISLFVDDKLRKGLKGVTEEDVEIVLDKVMMLFRYLQEKDVFEKYYKQHLAKRLLSGKTVSDDAERSLIVKLKTECGYQFTSKLEGMFTDMKTSQDTMQGFHAAVGAEITDGPSLTVQVLTTGSWPTQSVTTCNLPPEILGVCDKFKTYYLGTHTGRRLSWQTNMGTADLKATFGKGQKHELNVSTYQMCILMLFNNADRLSYKEIEQATEIPASDLKRCLQSLACVKGKNVLRKEPMSKDIVEDDAFYFNDKFSSKFYKVKIGTVVAQKESEPEKQETRQRVEEDRKPQIEAAIVRIMKSRRVLDHNNIVAEVTKQLNSRFLPNPVVIKKRIESLIEREFLERDKTDRKLYRYLA; from the exons ATGAGTGCACAGAAGAAGAGAAATTTCCAGATAGAGGCGTTTAAGCATCGGGTCGTTGTGGATCCGAAATATGCTGAAAAAACATGGAAGATCCTAGAGCATGCGATTCATGAGATTTACAATCACAACGCCAGTGGTCTTAGTTTCGAAGAGCTCTATAG AAATGCATATAACATGGTCCTACACAAATTTGGGGAGAAGCTCTATTCAGGACTTGTATCAACTATGACATCACATTTGAAGGAAATTGCAAAATCTATTGAAGCTGCTCAGGGAGGTTTGTTTCTGGAAGAACTGAATCGAAAATGGGCAGAGCATAACAAGGCATTGCAAATGATTCGAGATATTTTAATGTATATGGATAGAACTTTCATTCCCAGTACACATAAAACACCTGTTCATGAGCTTGGTTTGAATTTATGGAGAGACCATATCATCCACTCTAGCAAAATCCAGAAAAGGCTTCAGGACACACTTCTTGAACTTGTTCAGCATGAGAGGACTGGTGAAGTGATAAACAGGGGTTTGATGAGGAATGTAATAAAAATGCTAATGGATTTAGGTTCTTCAGTATACCAAGAAGACTTTGAAAAGCCTTTCCTTGAAGTCTCAGCAGATTTTTATCGGCTTGAGTCTCAGCAATTCATTGAGTGCTGTGATTGTGGGGATTATCTGAAGAAAGCTGAGAAACGTCTCAACGAAGAGATTGAAAGAGTGTCCCACTATTTGGATGcaaaaagtgaatccaaaattACTAATGTGGTGGAGAAAGAGATGATCGAAAGCCATATGCACAGGTTGGTTCATATGGAGAACTCAGGCTTAGTGAATATGATCGTAGATGACAAGTATGAAGATTTAGGAAGGATGTACAACTTGTTCCGTAGAGTGCCAACTGGACTTGCACTGATTAGAGATGTCATGACTTCTCATATTAGAGAAATTGGTAAGCAGCTTGTCACTGATCCAGAAAGGTTAAAGGATCCTGTAGACTTTGTGCAGAGGCTTTTGGATGAGAAGGATAAGCATGATAAGATCATAAGTTCAGCATTTAACAATGACAAAACATTCCAGAATGCCCTCAATTCCTCATTTGAGTACTTTATTAATCTGAATCCACGATCACCAGAGTTCATTTCCTTATTTGTGGATGACAAACTTCGGAAAGGGCTGAAAGGGGTTACTGAGGAGGATGTAGAGATTGTATTGGATAAAGTGATGATGCTTTTTCGCTACCTTCAGGAGAAAGATGTGTTTGAGAAGTACTACAAGCAGCACTTGGCAAAGAGACTTCTCTCAGGCAAGACAGTATCTGATGACGCTGAGAGAAGTTTGATAGTTAAGCTTAAAACAGAATGCGGGTACCAGTTCACATCAAAACTGGAAGGCATGTTTACTGACATGAAGACCTCACAAGATACAATGCAGGGTTTTCATGCTGCTGTGGGTGCTGAGATCACGGATGGTCCTTCACTCACAGTCCAGGTCCTTACTACTGGGTCCTGGCCAACACAGTCCGTTACTACTTGCAATCTTCCTCCTGAAATTTTGGGGGTCTGTGATAAGTTCAAGACATACTATCTCGGCACTCATACAGGTAGGAGGTTGTCATGGCAGACAAATATGGGGACTGCTGATTTGAAAGCTACATTTGGAAAGGGACAAAAGCATGAACTTAACGTTTCCACTTACCAGATGTGCATCCTTATGCTGTTCAACAATGCTGATCGGTTGAGTTACAAAGAAATTGAGCAGGCTACAGAAATACCAGCTTCAGATTTAAAGAGGTGCTTACAATCTCTTGCATGCGTTAAGGGGAAGAATGTTTTGAGGAAGGAACCAATGAGCAAGGATATTGTTGAGGATGATGCTTTTTACTTCAATGATAAATTCTCTAGCAAGTTCTACAAGGTAAAGATAGGTACTGTTGTTGCACAAAAGGAGTCAGAGCCTGAAAAACAGGAGACTAGACAAAGAGTGGAGGAGGACCGGAAACCACAGATTGAGGCAGCAATAGTCAGAATCATGAAATCTCGGAGGGTGCTCGATCACAACAATATAGTTGCTGAGGTCACGAAGCAGCTAAATTCTCGCTTCCTGCCAAACCCAGTTGTCATAAAGAAACGAATTGAGTCTTTGATTGAGCGGGAATTCTTGGAGAGAGATAAAACAGATAGGAAGTTATATCGTTACCTGGCTTGA
- the LOC104117455 gene encoding tubulin alpha chain-like: MRECISIHIGQAGIQVGNACWELYCLEHGIKPDGQMPGDVTVGGGDDAFNTFFSETGAGKHVPRAVFVDLEPTVIDEVRTGTYRQLFHPEQLISGKEDAANNFARGHYTIGKEIVDLCLDRIRKLADNCTGLQGFLVFHAVGGGTGSGLGSLLLERLSVDYGKKSKLGFTIYPSPQVSTAVVEPYNSVLSTHSLLEHTDVAILLDNEAIYDICRKSLDIERPTYTNLNRLISQVISSLTASLRFDGALNVDVNEFQTNLVPYPRIHFMLSSYAPVISAEKAYHEQLSVAEITNTAFEPSSMMVKCDPRHGKYMACCLMYRGDVVPKDVNAAVATIKTKRTIQFVDWCPTGFKCGINYQPPTVVPGGDLAKVQRAVCMISNSTSVAEVFSRIDHKFDLMYAKRAFVHWYVGEGMEEGEFSEAREDLAALEKDYEEVGCESGDGEDDDVEEY, from the exons atgagAGAGTGCATCTCGATCCACATTGGTCAGGCAGGAATCCAAGTCGGAAACGCATGTTGGGAGCTTTACTGCCTCGAACATGGCATTAAG CCGGATGGGCAAATGCCTGGAGACGTAACTGTTGGTGGAGGAGACGACGCCTTCAATACTTTCTTCAGCGAAACTGGTGCTGGAAAACACGTCCCTCGTGCTGTCTTCGTAGATCTTGAACCCACTGTCATTGATGAAGTGAGGACCGGAACTTATCGCCAGTTGTTCCATCCCGAGCAACTCATCAGCGGTAAAGAAGACGCTGCTAACAACTTTGCTAGAGGCCATTATACAA TTGGGAAGGAGATTGTGGATCTGTGCCTTGATAGGATCAGGAAGTTAGCGGACAACTGCACTGGGCTTCAAGGATTTTTGGTGTTCCATGCTGTTGGTGGTGGGACTGGTTCAGGGCTTGGTTCTCTGCTTCTTGAGAGGCTTTCTGTTGACTATGGAAAGAAATCCAAGCTCGGATTTACCATTTACCCTTCTCCCCAAGTCTCTACAGCTGTAGTTGAGCCTTACAACTCCGTGCTCTCAACACACTCCCTTCTTGAGCACACTGATGTTGCTATCCTGTTGGACAATGAAGCCATCTATGACATTTGCCGGAAGTCTCTGGATATCGAGAGACCAACATACACCAATCTCAACAGGCTCATCTCTCAG GTTATCTCATCGTTGACCGCATCTCTGCGATTTGATGGTGCTCTGAATGTGGATGTGAATGAATTCCAAACTAACTTGGTTCCATACCCAAGAATTCATTTCATGCTTTCTTCATATGCGCCTGTGATCTCAGCTGAGAAGGCCTATCACGAACAgctttctgttgcagaaattacTAACACTGCTTTTGAGCCGTCGTCTATGATGGTCAAATGCGACCCACGTCATGGGAAGTACATGGCCTGCTGTTTAATGTACAGAGGTGATGTTGTGCCTAAGGATGTGAATGCTGCTGTAGCCACAATTAAGACAAAGAGGACCATTCAGTTTGTGGACTGGTGCCCAACTGGGTTCAAGTGCGGAATCAATTACCAGCCGCCCACTGTTGTTCCTGGCGGAGACTTGGCTAAGGTTCAGAGGGCTGTTTGTATGATTTCGAACTCCACAAGTGTTGCTGAGGTCTTCTCGAGAATTGACCACAAGTTTGATTTGATGTATGCAAAGAGGGCGTTTGTGCATTGGTATGTGGGTGAAGGTATGGAGGAAGGAGAGTTCTCTGAGGCTAGGGAAGATTTGGCTGCTCTTGAGAAGGACTATGAGGAAGTTGGATGTGAATCTGGTGATGGCGAAGATGATGATGTTGAGGAGTATTAA